The genomic window CCCAACCCCCTCCCCCCAACCCGCCCCGACCGCCGCCGACCCCATGATCCGGGTCCGCCGCCTCCGCGCCTCCTATGGCCACCACGAGGCCCTCCACGGCATTTCCTTCGATATCCATCGCCACGAGATCTTCGGCATCATCGGCCCCGCCCAGTCCGGCAAAACCACCCTCCTCAAAGTCCTCAACCGCACCCTCGACCTCATCCCCGGCGCCCGCGTCTCCGGCGACGTCGAGGTCGCCGGGGAAAACATCCGCCAGGTCCGCAATATCTTCGAACTCCGACGCCGCATCGGCATGGTCGCCCCGCTCCCCGTCGGACTCCCCATGTCCATCTACGACAACGTCGCCTTCGCCCCCCGCATGGCCGGTGTCCGCGCCCGCTCCGATCTCGATGCCCGCGTCGAACGCTGCCTCCGCCAGGCCGCCCTCTGGGACGAGGTCAAGGACCGCCTCGACATGCTCGGCACCAAGCTCTCCGGCGGCCAGCAGCAGCGCCTCACCATCGCCCGCGCCCTCTCCCACGACCCCGAAATCCTCTGCCTCGACGAGTTCTCCATCGCCATCGATCCCGTCACCACCATGCGCATCGAGGATGTCCTCCGCGAACTCAAGGCCTCCATGACCATCCTCCTTGTCACCAATCTCGTGCAGCAGGCCCGCCGCCTCGCCGACCGCACCCTCTTCCTCTGGAAGGGCGAAATCGTCGAACTCGACCGCAGCGACGTCATCTTCTCCGACCGCCCCGCCAATCCGAAAACCTACGAGTACGTCCACGGCATCTTCGGATGAACGCCCCCGAGTTCTGCATCGAAACCCAGGGGCTCAACCTCTGGTACGCCCGGTTCCAGGCCCTCCGCGAGGTCTCCACCCGCATCCGCCACGGCACCATCACCGCCCTCATCGGTCCCTCCGGCTGCGGCAAAACCACCCTCCTCCGCTGCTTCAACCGCATCAACGAACGCTACGGCTACGTCACCACCACCGGCCGCATCTCCATCCTCGGCAAAAACATCTACGACCCCGACGTCTCCCTCATCGAACTCCGCCGCTCCGTCGGCATGGTCTTCCAGCGCCCCAATCCCCTCCCCATCTCGGTGTACGAAAACATCGTCTTCGGCCTCCGCATCCATCAGCCCGACGGCCGGGGCATCCCCCGCTCCGACACCGATGCCGCCGTCGAATCCGCCCTCCGCGAAGTCGGCCTCTGGGACGATCTCAAGGACCGCCTCGACACCCGCGCCACCACCCTCCAGCTCGAACAGCAGCAGAAACTCTGCATCGCCCGGCTCCTCCCCCTGAAACCCGACCTCATCCTCCTCGACGAACCCTGCTCCGCCCTCGACGTGGACGGCACCCGCGCCATCGAGGAACTCATGCTCGCCCTCGCCGGCCGCTACACCTTCGTCATCGTCACCCACAACATGGCCCAGGCCAGCCGCGTCAGTCGCGAATGCATCTTCATGCTCCTCGGCGAACTCATCGAACATCGCCGCACCGAGGACCTCTTCCTCTCCCCCAGGGATCCCCGCACCGCCGACTACATCGAGGGCCGCTACGGCTGATCCGTCCACCGCCCGTCATGACCCACCTCGAAGCCGATCTCGCCGCCCTTCGCCAGCGGCTCCTCCTCATGGCCAGCCACGCGGCCAACCAGGTCCGCCAGGCCATGAAGGCCTTCACCGAACGCGACGACGACCTCGTCGCCCGCGTGGAGGAGGCCGACAACATCCTCGACGATTTCGAGGTCGAGATCGACGAACTGGCCCTCCAGCTTCTCCTCGGCGCCCCGCTTGCCCGCGATCTCCGCCTCATCCTCGTCGCCACCAAGATCGGACACGCCCTCGAACGCGTCGGTGACGAGGCCACCGCCATTGCCCGCCGCGCCCGCGCCCTCAATCGCGAACCCCAGCTCCAGTCCCCCGGCGACCTCGCCGCCATGGCCCATCTCGTCCTCGACCTCCTCGACGCCGCCCTGGCGGCCTTTGTTGCCGGCCATGCCGACCAGGCCCGCGCCGTCATCCCCCGCGACCGCGAGATCGACCAGGTCAACCGCCAGCTTCACCAGGAATTCACCGCGCTTCTCATCCAGACCCCGGCCAACGTCACCCGCTGCCTCGG from Verrucomicrobiia bacterium includes these protein-coding regions:
- a CDS encoding phosphate ABC transporter ATP-binding protein is translated as MIRVRRLRASYGHHEALHGISFDIHRHEIFGIIGPAQSGKTTLLKVLNRTLDLIPGARVSGDVEVAGENIRQVRNIFELRRRIGMVAPLPVGLPMSIYDNVAFAPRMAGVRARSDLDARVERCLRQAALWDEVKDRLDMLGTKLSGGQQQRLTIARALSHDPEILCLDEFSIAIDPVTTMRIEDVLRELKASMTILLVTNLVQQARRLADRTLFLWKGEIVELDRSDVIFSDRPANPKTYEYVHGIFG
- a CDS encoding phosphate ABC transporter ATP-binding protein encodes the protein MNAPEFCIETQGLNLWYARFQALREVSTRIRHGTITALIGPSGCGKTTLLRCFNRINERYGYVTTTGRISILGKNIYDPDVSLIELRRSVGMVFQRPNPLPISVYENIVFGLRIHQPDGRGIPRSDTDAAVESALREVGLWDDLKDRLDTRATTLQLEQQQKLCIARLLPLKPDLILLDEPCSALDVDGTRAIEELMLALAGRYTFVIVTHNMAQASRVSRECIFMLLGELIEHRRTEDLFLSPRDPRTADYIEGRYG
- the phoU gene encoding phosphate signaling complex protein PhoU, producing MTHLEADLAALRQRLLLMASHAANQVRQAMKAFTERDDDLVARVEEADNILDDFEVEIDELALQLLLGAPLARDLRLILVATKIGHALERVGDEATAIARRARALNREPQLQSPGDLAAMAHLVLDLLDAALAAFVAGHADQARAVIPRDREIDQVNRQLHQEFTALLIQTPANVTRCLGLMAIAKRLERIGDHAKNIAEEVVYLSEARDIRHTRKPPNTPGAPASP